The DNA region TTTAGCAACTAGATCAGATTTTTTTTTAGAAGATTATTTAGAAGAATTAAAAGGTCTTCATGACCAAATTCCTGCAATGAAAGAAAAAGATTTTAAAGAAATTTATAATATATCTTTTAAAGATAAAGATATTTTTACAAGTTTTGAAGATATTCCAATTGCATCAGCATCTATTGGTCAAGTTCACAAAGCATATTTAAAAAATGGTAAAAAAGTTGCAGTTAAAATAAGAAGAAAAGGAATTAAAGAGCAAGTTTTAGCAGACATTAAAATCATAAGCTTTTTCAATACACTTTTTAAACCACTATTTTCTTCATATACAAAAAATTCAATTGAATCAGTAATTTCAGAATTCTCAAAAATGATTGTTGAAGAAGTAAGTCTTAATAAAGAAATGACAAATCTAAAAACATTCAAAAAAGTATACAAAAAGCAAAATATAAGATTTCCAAAAGCTTATGCAAAATATTCTTGTGATGATGCTCTAGTTATGAGTTTTGAAGAAGGTTTTAGATTTGATGACAAAGAAAATATATTAGGTCATAATATTGATTTCAAAGCTATTATTGCAAATCTTGTAGACTTTTATACAACACAAATGTTAATAAATGGATATTTTCATGCAGATCCACATCCAGGAAATTTATTAGTAAACAAAAAAGGTGAATTAATTTTACTTGATTTTGGAATGGTAAAGACAATTCCAAATGATAAAAGAATAGCTATTATTGAGCTTATTAAAGCTGCTAACGAACAAGATTATGAAACATATATAAGTGCCAGCAAAAGATTAGGAACGATTGCTTATGAAGCTCCTACAAGTGAATTAGCAGAATTTACAGCAAAAATGTTTGATATTTTCTCAAATAATAATCTAGATAGTGAATCAATGCAAAAACTTGCATTTGAAGTTTTAGAAAGTACAAGAGATTTACCTTTTAAACTTCCAAGTGATGCTATTTATATTTTAAGAGTAAGTGCTATTATTGAAGGATTAGGTACTACATATATTGAGAATTTCAATGGTGTAAAAGATATTCTTCCAATATTAACAAAAAATCTTCCAAAAGCATTAGGTGCTAAAGAGTCAATATCTGAAACAATTGTTGAAGAGGTAAAAGATCTACCATTTATGATAAAAAATTTAAAGACAGTTATTAGAAAAGCTAGTGAAGGTACTCTTGAAGTTGAGTTATCAAATAATCAGTTAGAGTTTATTGCAAATAGTACTAAAAAACTTTTAAAATCATATGCTATATCTCTTGGGCTTATTTTTGCATCAATTTTCTATGTATTGTATGGCTTTGAACCCAAAGAGGTTTCAATAGGACTTTTTTTATTAGGATTTGTAAGATTGATATATAAATAAGATATATTAGGATGGAAAGATTACTAGAATTAAGAAAAGACAAAGAAAATGCTTTGATTTTATTAAATGAATATACAAAACTCTCAAATATTGGTCAAAGTATGATTAATATGTCCCATCAATAGAAAGAACCAATTAATCATATATATTATGCAATGAATAATATATCTGCTGCAAAAGAGTTTAAAGACCCTAATTTATCACAAATAATTGATAATTCACTAGAACAAATAAAAACTACTACTACTTATATGTCAAAGACAGGAGAAAAATTTCTTGATTTATATGCAGATAAAAAAGGTATAGAGAATATTGATTTAAGTAATTCCATATCATCTTCTATAAAGATTTTTAAAAGTCAAATTGATTCATTAAATATAAAAATAATTACTGAAACAAAAAATAAATATACTTTATATTCAGATAAATATTTAATCTCCAATATATTTTTAATAATACTTGAAAATGCCATTAAAGTATTTAAAAGTAAAAATATAAAAAATCCATTTATAAAAATTGTAAGCACAAAAATAAACAAACAAATAATCATAACTATTAGTGACAATGCAGGAGGAATAAAAACAACTCCAATAAACAGTATTTTTGAGAAAGATTTAACTAGTTTAAAATCTAGTGGACTAGGACTATTCTTAGCAAAAAATATTCTAACTATGAAATTAGATGGTGAAATTTCTGTAGAAAATACTATAGATGGTGCTTGCTTTAAGATTATTTTTAATATTGGAAAAAATATTTAAAATATAAATAATTTTTCTTGTCCAATACGATACAGTGAAAAATCATACTTAATAGGGTCATTTATATCAAAACTTTTTAATTTTTCTGTGATTAACAATGCAGATTTTAAATCATAGGTTTTTCGTGTTAAAAGTCCTAGCTTTCTTGATACATTAAAGGTGTGTGTATCCAAAGGCAGTATCAAATCTTTTTTATCTATACCTTTCCATAATCCTAAATCAAGTTCATCATCTCTTACCATCCAACGTAAAAACATATTCCATCTTTTATATGGTGCATTTCCTATTTCTTTTATTTGTCCATTTTTATCTCTTTTTAAAGGACTTGAAACTAAAAATGTAAAACCTTGGGATTTATGATTTGCTATTTCATGTATTTGTTTTATTAGATAGTCTAAGCCTTCTAAAATAGAACTATTTTCTTTATATCCTTTTAGAAAAATCTCATTTAGACTACTTGTTTTTTTCATTTTTTTAAATGTTTTAAATATTATCTTTATATCTTCACTATTTTGAAATCTATAATAAAATGAGTCTAATTCTTTATCAATTTTTTCATCACTTGCATCTAAAAGTGAAAAATCTAAGCTATCTAGAAATTTTACAATCATACTGGCTTTTCCATAAGCAAATAAAGCACATAAAAGAATTATATATTCATCATCATATCTACTTGCTACCAAAAGTGGGTCTGGTTTGTCGTACGAGAGTTCATACTCTTTATTTCTTTGTTCAAATTCATTATCCAAAAGCTTTTTTATATTATTCATTATCTATCCATATTTTTGATTGGATATAATACCTTTAATTAAAGAAAAAGAGTGTTAAATGAAAAACATATTAATAACAGGATGTTCAACAGGTATAGGTTTAGAAACTGCATTGGTTTTAAAACATAATGGTTTTAAAGTATATGCAAGTGCTAGAGAAGATAAAGATGTAATCAAGCTTAAAAACTTAGGCTTTAATGCATTTAAAATTGATGTAAGAAACAAAGAGCAAATAGCTTCTGCACTTAGTACAATTTTAGAAAATGATAAAAGATTAGATGCAGTATTTAACAATGCAGGATTTGGGCAACCAGGTGCAGTTGAAGATCTAAGTACTGAAGTTTTAAAAGAACAGTTTGAAACAAACATATTTGGATTACACGAAGTTACAATTCAAGTAATGAAAATATTTAGAAAACAAGGTTATGGAAAAATAATACAACATAGTTCTGTTTTAGGGATTATTTCTTTAAAATTTAGAGGTGCTTATAATGCAAGTAAATATGCAATAGAAGGATTAACAGACACTTTAAGACAAGAAGTAATAGGCTCAAATATCTCTGTAAGTGTTATTAATACAGGTCCTGTAACTTCAAGTTTTAGAGAAAATTCTTTGAAGAATTTTAATGCAAATATTGATATTGAAAATAGTTATTTTAGCAAGCTTTATAAAAAAGAGTTAAAAAAGAGATTAGAATCGACAAAAGACAATACACCTTTCAATCTTCCAGCATCTTCTGTTGCAAATGTGGTATTTAAAATTATGAATACAAAAAAACCAAAACCTAGATATTATGTTACAAAAGCAACATATATTCTAGGATTTTGTAAGAGAATTTTTTCAACTTCAATTATGGATAAAATATTAAATAAAATGTAAGAAGATAAGCTTTTAGCTTTTCTTCATATTTGAAATCAATTCTTTAATAGATTTCTCAATTGAGTCTATTAATGCTTTTTCTAAAACCATTTTATTATTTAATAAACTATTTTCTTTATATGAAAAAGATTCATTTACTACACTATCTGAATATATAACATCACTATTTTTGTTTAATATTTCTAAATCAATATAAACTTTTAAGTTCGCATTAGAACTAAACATTGATTTATCAATTAAAAACTTTGGAATAAATAAATGAACTGTATAATTAGCTCCAAATGGAACAAATTTGTTTTGATAGTACTCATCATTTTTCATTTGTTGAGAAAATTCATTTTTTATAATATTTGATAATGAAATATTATGTAATGCAATACTTCTTTCTAAATCCAAAGCTTCATCATTTGAAATTTCTGGACGGATTGTTGTGCCCATACTAACTCCGACATGCCTAGATATACTACTTCCAACACCTAATCCAATAGAAAAAGGACTTGGAACTGTTTGAGGTGTCGATAAAATTACAACATTTTTGTATAAAGAAAAAGAATTCATTTGCTCATTTATTTTAAGTTCATTTTTTGAAGAACATGCAGTGAAAACTAATAACGGTAATAAAAAAAGTATTTTAAAAAAGTAAGTCATGATAAATATCCTTATTATTTTAAGAGTTTTGAATTTCTTTTGTATTAAATTTACTTTGTAAAAAATCTGAAATCTGAATAAGCGAAAATGTAATTAAAAATATCATTAAACCAGGGAAAAAACTAACCCACCAAGCTATATCAATTACACTTTTTCCATCACTTAATAATGAACCCCAAGACATTTGAGGTGGATTTATACCAAGTCCTAAAAAAGAAAGACCAGATTCAGCTAAAATCGAACCCCCTACTCCAAAAGTAAAAGATATAAGAAATATTGGAGCTAATAAAGGTGAAAAATATTTAAATATGATTTTAAAAGTAGAAACATTTGATAGTTTTAATATTTTAATATAAGGTTTATTTCCTATTGCAAAACTTTCACTTCTTATAAGCCTAGCCATTCCCATCCATCCTGTAATTGAAATTACAATGATTAAAATAACAGATGAAGCTTGAATATATGAAACCAAAGCTAAAAGTAAAAAAAATGTAGGAAATGTTAAAAATAAATCTATTACTATAGTTATAGTTTTATCAATATTTCCTTTGAAATATCCTGCATTTATTCCAATAAACAAACCAACTAGCGAAGATATACTAGCTGCTAAAAAGCCAATTATAAGTGAAGTTTGTCCACCTTCAAGGATTCTAGCTAATACATCCCTACCTAATCTATCTGTTCCAAATAGATGTTCTAAAGATGGACTAGTTAGAATTTTCAAGGGATTTAATTCATAAGGAGATACTGTATAAAAAAATGGCAATATAAAAACTAATCCAATTAAAGAAACTATTAAATATGTCGCAAATTTATACATTTTTTCTACCTATGAATAAGTATAATATGAAAGTGTACTTTTACCAAACTTCTTAGTTTTACTTAAAGTAAATTTACCAAGTGTATTTGGAATTTCTAAAGTTGTAACATGCTCTATAATAATCATAAAAATATTTTCATTTTCTATTTCTTCAATCATTTTAAAAGATTTTGCATAAATATCATCCATACCATCTCTAAAATCAAAAGGAGGATCTACATAAAGTATAATTTCATCATTTGAACTTTTCAAAGATTCTAAAATAGAAGGTGTTTGAACAAAAGTATCTCCAATAATTGTTTGACATTTATTCATATCAATTGCTTTACAATTTTTTACAAGAATATTATATGAACCTTTATCTAATTCTACAAAATATGCTTTTTTAGCATCCCTTGAAACTGCTTCAAGACCAATAGATCCAGAACCTGCAAAAGCTTCTATGAATATTTTATCAATAATATCAAACTGTAAAACATTAAATAAAGACTCTTTAAGTCTTGATTTAGACGATCTTGTAACATCTAATGAAGGTAAAGCTATTGTTTTACCTTTATATTTTCCTGCAATAATTTTTGTTGTTGGCGTATTTATTTTCATTTTCTCTTTTTCTCTTTTTCTCTTTTATCTAGCGTAAGATTGAGCTCTTAATTCTCTAATTACATTTACTTTTATTTCACCTGGATATTGAACTTTTTCTTCAATTTCTTTTGCTATTTCACTAGCTAAAA from Poseidonibacter antarcticus includes:
- the rsmD gene encoding 16S rRNA (guanine(966)-N(2))-methyltransferase RsmD, encoding MKINTPTTKIIAGKYKGKTIALPSLDVTRSSKSRLKESLFNVLQFDIIDKIFIEAFAGSGSIGLEAVSRDAKKAYFVELDKGSYNILVKNCKAIDMNKCQTIIGDTFVQTPSILESLKSSNDEIILYVDPPFDFRDGMDDIYAKSFKMIEEIENENIFMIIIEHVTTLEIPNTLGKFTLSKTKKFGKSTLSYYTYS
- a CDS encoding SDR family NAD(P)-dependent oxidoreductase, producing the protein MKNILITGCSTGIGLETALVLKHNGFKVYASAREDKDVIKLKNLGFNAFKIDVRNKEQIASALSTILENDKRLDAVFNNAGFGQPGAVEDLSTEVLKEQFETNIFGLHEVTIQVMKIFRKQGYGKIIQHSSVLGIISLKFRGAYNASKYAIEGLTDTLRQEVIGSNISVSVINTGPVTSSFRENSLKNFNANIDIENSYFSKLYKKELKKRLESTKDNTPFNLPASSVANVVFKIMNTKKPKPRYYVTKATYILGFCKRIFSTSIMDKILNKM
- a CDS encoding ABC1 kinase family protein, yielding MKYYSLLRVYRVFTFLLTVYLVIKKKKSFLLITPLKPKKLKYTIVSLGASFIKLAQVLATRSDFFLEDYLEELKGLHDQIPAMKEKDFKEIYNISFKDKDIFTSFEDIPIASASIGQVHKAYLKNGKKVAVKIRRKGIKEQVLADIKIISFFNTLFKPLFSSYTKNSIESVISEFSKMIVEEVSLNKEMTNLKTFKKVYKKQNIRFPKAYAKYSCDDALVMSFEEGFRFDDKENILGHNIDFKAIIANLVDFYTTQMLINGYFHADPHPGNLLVNKKGELILLDFGMVKTIPNDKRIAIIELIKAANEQDYETYISASKRLGTIAYEAPTSELAEFTAKMFDIFSNNNLDSESMQKLAFEVLESTRDLPFKLPSDAIYILRVSAIIEGLGTTYIENFNGVKDILPILTKNLPKALGAKESISETIVEEVKDLPFMIKNLKTVIRKASEGTLEVELSNNQLEFIANSTKKLLKSYAISLGLIFASIFYVLYGFEPKEVSIGLFLLGFVRLIYK
- a CDS encoding TIGR02757 family protein; protein product: MNNIKKLLDNEFEQRNKEYELSYDKPDPLLVASRYDDEYIILLCALFAYGKASMIVKFLDSLDFSLLDASDEKIDKELDSFYYRFQNSEDIKIIFKTFKKMKKTSSLNEIFLKGYKENSSILEGLDYLIKQIHEIANHKSQGFTFLVSSPLKRDKNGQIKEIGNAPYKRWNMFLRWMVRDDELDLGLWKGIDKKDLILPLDTHTFNVSRKLGLLTRKTYDLKSALLITEKLKSFDINDPIKYDFSLYRIGQEKLFIF
- a CDS encoding sensor histidine kinase, which translates into the protein MNNISAAKEFKDPNLSQIIDNSLEQIKTTTTYMSKTGEKFLDLYADKKGIENIDLSNSISSSIKIFKSQIDSLNIKIITETKNKYTLYSDKYLISNIFLIILENAIKVFKSKNIKNPFIKIVSTKINKQIIITISDNAGGIKTTPINSIFEKDLTSLKSSGLGLFLAKNILTMKLDGEISVENTIDGACFKIIFNIGKNI
- a CDS encoding ABC transporter permease — its product is MYKFATYLIVSLIGLVFILPFFYTVSPYELNPLKILTSPSLEHLFGTDRLGRDVLARILEGGQTSLIIGFLAASISSLVGLFIGINAGYFKGNIDKTITIVIDLFLTFPTFFLLLALVSYIQASSVILIIVISITGWMGMARLIRSESFAIGNKPYIKILKLSNVSTFKIIFKYFSPLLAPIFLISFTFGVGGSILAESGLSFLGLGINPPQMSWGSLLSDGKSVIDIAWWVSFFPGLMIFLITFSLIQISDFLQSKFNTKEIQNS